The following DNA comes from bacterium.
CACGGCGAGTCGCTCGGCGAGCACGGCTACTTCTTCGGCCACGGCGAGTACGCCTACGAAGAGTCGCTGCGCGTGCCGCTCTTGGTCCGCGCCCCCGGCCTCGTGCCCGCGGGAACGCGCCTGGCGGGAAACGTCGGCAACGCCGACGTCGCGCCGACGCTGCTCGACCTCGCCGGGGCGCCGGCGACGAACGACGCGTTCGACGGTCTCGACCTCGCGCCGCTGCTCCGCGCCGGCGGCCGGCCGGCGGCGCCCGCGCGCGCGTTCGTCCACCTTTCCGACCACGAACTCGTGCATGCGGAGAATCCCCGCCGCGGCCCCGCGGGAAGGGCGGGGCGCTGGCGGGTGCTGCGCGAAGGGACGATGGTCCTCGTGCGCGTGCCGCGCGCCGCCGGCGGTTTCGACGACGAGCTGTACGACCTCGCGGCCGACCCGCGGCAGCGGAACAACCTCGCCGCTGCGCGTCCCGACGACGTGCGGCGAATGGCGCGGCGGCTCGACGACGAGCTGCGTCCGCTCCTCGCCCGCTTCGCCGCGAGCGGCGCGGCGGAGGCGCCGCAGGCGCCGGACCTCGAACGGCTGAAAGGGCTCGGCTACGCCCGCTGACGGGCCGGCCGAACGCGCCGCGACGCCCCGGCCGCGACGCACGACCAGGCGCGCGGGCCGAGCCGTTTCCGCGCGGCCGAGACAGGCCGCCGCCGAACCGGCGGCGCCGCGAAGGCGAAGACCGCGGGGCGCGCCCCGCCGAACAGCGAAGAGCGGAGCGTCGGGCGACGAACGCCCGCGCGCCGCGAAGCGCCCAACGACGCGCGGCCGAACGCGCCGCGCCCGGAACGACCGATGAACCTCCTCCGCGCCGGCGAACGACGCCTGCTCGCCCTGATGGACGCGATCGAAGGCCAAGCGTGGGGTCCGCTCGCGACCCTCGCCCTGCTCGCGGCCGTCGTCGCCCCCCGCACGCTGCTCGAGATCGCGGTGCCGCGCAATCCGGTCTTCGCCGGCCTCGCCGCCTTCGTCCACTACCCGCTCGCCTACGCCGCGCCGTTCCTCGCCCTCTCGCTGACGCTGGCGGTCTTCGCGCGGCGCGCGCCGGCGCGGGTCGCGCGGCTGATGAACGTCGCCTGGATCCTCACCGCGCTGCCGCCGCTCGCCGACCTGCTGCTCCACCGCGCCGCGGAGAAGCCGGCGATCGGCTACCTGCTCGCCGATCCGTCGGAGCTCGGCCGGATCGCGCTCCGCTTCTTCGATCCGCGCGTGCCGCTCGTCGGCACGACCCCCGGAATCCGCATCGAGGCGATGGCGGCGGTCCTGCTCGGCGCGCTCTACGTCTTCCTGCGCACGAGGCGGCCGCTGCGCGCCGTCGGCTGCGCCGTCGCCGTCTACGTCGTCTCGTTCTTCTTCTTCGCGCTGCCGACGCTCGTCGCCGGCTTCTTCCGCTTCGTCAACCCGCGCCTCGCGCTCGACGACGTGCTGCGCGGCGAAGGGGTGTTCTTCCGCGCGATCGGCGAAGACGCGCCGGACTGCGCGTCGATCCTCTGGCTGCTCCCGCTGCTCGCGGTCCTCTTCGCGCTTTGGAAGCGGGCCGAGCGGAACGCCGCTCCGGCCGACCGCTGGTTCGGCGGACGCGGCGCGCCCGCGCGCGACGCGACGCAGCCGACAAGCGCCGCGACGGCGGAAAGAGAGGAAGAGGGCGCGGCGCACGCCGCGACGGCAAGGGATGCGGAGAGCGGCGCGGACGAGCGGCGCGAGCCGCTGCAGGCCGTCGCGCCGACGCTGATCGCCTCGCTTTGGGCGGGCGTCGCCGCGGCGCGCGCGCTGCACATGCCGGCCGGCCCGCTCGTCTGGGCGCCGTTCGACGCCCTCGCCTTCGTCGGCGCGACGCTCGCGGTCCTCTTCGTCGTCGCCGCCGCGCGCCGATGCGCGCGGGCCGCCGCCGCGGCGGAAACGGCGTTCCTCGCCGCGGGGGTCCTGCTCGCGGCGTTGGCCCTCGGCCGCGCCCCCGCGCTCGGCCTCGCCGCGACGGCCGCGGCGCTCGTCCCGTTCGCCTGCCGCGTGATTCCCGAGGCCCGTCGCGGCCTCGCCGCGGCGGTCCTCTTCCCCGTCGCCGCCTGCGGCGCCTTCGTCGCCGGATACGCGCTCGTCGTCGGACCGGAGGCGCCGGCGCGCCTGCCGCTCGCCGCGCTCGGCTTCGCGATCGCCGCGGGGCTCGCCGCCGGCGCGTTCGCCGCGGTCGAAGCGCCGCGTCCGCCGTGGCTGCCGATCGCCGCCTGGAGCGCCGCCTTCACGCTTGGCGCGCTTCTCGCGGGAACGCCGATCCTGATCCTCGCCGCGCTGCCCGCCGGCGCCGTCGCGGGGGTCGTCCTCGTCGGCGCGCGGCCGGGGCTCGGCCCGCGGCGCGGACGCCTCGTCGGCGCGGTGGCCCTCGGCCTCTGCCTCTTCGGCCTGACCCGCGCCGCGACGATCGTCGAGCCGCGCGCGGCGGAGCTGCGCCGCGCGGCCCAATCCGTGCCGCGCCTCGACGTGCTGCGCGGCCAGGAGCTCGAAGGGAAGAACGACTGGAAGGGGGCGCTGCTCGCCTATCAACGCGCGCTCGACACCGACCCGGCCTACGTCCCGGCGCTGCGCGCGCGGGGGCTCGGCCGGCTGCGGTTCGAGAAGAACGTCGGCGCGGCGCTGCCCGACCTCGAGCGGGCCGTCGCGCTCGCCCCCGACTCCGCGCCCGACCTCGCCAACCTCGCCGGCGCCTATCTGCAGGCCGAGCGCGCGGCGGAGGCGCTGCCGCTGCTCGACAAGGCCGCGCGGCTGGAGCCGGAGCGGCCGCAGACCCTCTTCAACCGGGCGCAGGCGCTGGAAGCGCTCGGGCGGAGCGGCGAGGCCGCCGACGGTTGGAGGGCC
Coding sequences within:
- a CDS encoding sulfatase-like hydrolase/transferase, which gives rise to HGESLGEHGYFFGHGEYAYEESLRVPLLVRAPGLVPAGTRLAGNVGNADVAPTLLDLAGAPATNDAFDGLDLAPLLRAGGRPAAPARAFVHLSDHELVHAENPRRGPAGRAGRWRVLREGTMVLVRVPRAAGGFDDELYDLAADPRQRNNLAAARPDDVRRMARRLDDELRPLLARFAASGAAEAPQAPDLERLKGLGYAR